The DNA window GCGCACGGCCTTGATCAGGTCGGCCAGAATTTCACGCACTTCATCGGTATGATGTTCCATGAACACCGGCGCGAAACGGGCCTGACGGGCCAGCGTGTTGGCGGCTTTGATGGCGGGCAGATGATCACGCAGCAAAGGACCACGGTGCAGCATGTCCCGCTTGCCCACGCCAAGGGCCACAACGGCTTTGCCCACAGTTGTGGTGGCGGTTTTGTAGGGCGACGCAACAAAGGTGACGGGGTGCGGAATGACCAGCTTGGATGTGTCGGTGCGCACAACAGGAGACGCCAGCGGGGCCGGGTCTTGTTCAGGTTTTTGAACAGGCTCTTGTGGGGCCTCGGCCTTCGAGGCCATGTCCTGCGGCGCGGCGTCAGATATCGTATCCGGCACGGGCGTGTCAGGCACATTGTCACGCTCGTCATCACGGTCAGCGCTTTTGCGTTTGAACGGCCAGATCATCGTGCAAAAGTCCTGTACACCCGCACCAATGCGGGGCGCAGCGCCGGAAAGCGTTCCGCCAAAGCCTGACCCTTTTCCACAGCCCAAGTGCGCTGTTCATCCTGACGGTCCC is part of the Ascidiaceihabitans donghaensis genome and encodes:
- a CDS encoding sulfotransferase, which encodes MIWPFKRKSADRDDERDNVPDTPVPDTISDAAPQDMASKAEAPQEPVQKPEQDPAPLASPVVRTDTSKLVIPHPVTFVASPYKTATTTVGKAVVALGVGKRDMLHRGPLLRDHLPAIKAANTLARQARFAPVFMEHHTDEVREILADLIKAVRKFDVFSDAPLGHAHVHPFVRKAIAPQSKFIWVHRPVEEWISSVRRWEEGHPETYARHVFWTSDPERRPRELRRMRKIHVQRFRALARAYPDDCLEIKVSELEDFTKLAAFYGVEPPEAPLKRYNVNSG